Proteins encoded in a region of the Ptychodera flava strain L36383 chromosome 4, AS_Pfla_20210202, whole genome shotgun sequence genome:
- the LOC139131384 gene encoding mitochondrial import inner membrane translocase subunit Tim10 B-like, with product MDDQAAVRNFRDFLTVYNSFTEKCFNHCVSNLNYRALTPEEELCVDRCSSKLVNVNHRIIGTYMEVNPMNKLIAEQQAKEAENANKPATEGASQGSAEAVQPVSGAGTESVGTGNAVEFANVQTQDSNTEKRSDVNDNQR from the exons ATGGATGACCAGGCAGCCGTCCGAAAC TTCAGAGACTTTCTCACAGTTTACAACTCCTTCACTGAGAAGTGTTTCAATCACTGTGTGTCCAACCTCAACTACAGAGCATTAACCCCTGAGGAG GAATTATGCGTGGACAGATGCTCATCAAAGCTGGTGAATGTCAACCACAGAATCATAGGCACGTACATGGAGGTAAACCCAATGAACAAATTGATTGCAGAGCAGCAGGCGAAAGAAGCAGAAAACGCCAACAAACCTGCCACAGAGGGCGCTAGTCAGGGTTCTGCAGAGGCAGTACAGCCTGTAAGTGGTGCAGGCACGGAGAGTGTAGGCACTGGCAATGCAGTTGAATTTGCGAATGTACAGACACAGGACAGCAACACAGAGAAAAGATCAGATGTTAATGATAATCAGAGGTAG